A single genomic interval of Zingiber officinale cultivar Zhangliang chromosome 4A, Zo_v1.1, whole genome shotgun sequence harbors:
- the LOC121973116 gene encoding gibberellin 20 oxidase 2-like gives MDSRPTTILLCPPVGGINNENVAAAGGGVYFDSSSLRKQTRIPKAFVWPRSDRQVAIEELDAPVVDLHGFLHGDEASTRRAAELVRLACERHGFFQVTNHGVAEQRVRDAMDCTDAFFKLQLPDKLRARRKPGSLWGYSGAHADRFSSKLPWKETLSFGHHDSDESIVVDYFASTMGKSFDRMGKVYQMYCESMKKLSLAIMELLAISLGIDRSHYRELFEEGRSIMRCNYYPPCQEPEMTMGTGPHCDPTALTILNQDEHVGGLEVFASNKWQAVRPLHNALVINIGDTFMALSNGRYKSCLHRAVVHRHRERRSLAYFACPREDKVIRPPADLSAGGRLYPDFTWAQFVEFTQHHYRADVRTLHTFANWIQSSSAPTAA, from the exons ATGGATTCGAGACCGACCACGATTCTCCTGTGTCCTCCGGTGGGAGGCATCAACAATGAGAACGTCGCCGCCGCCGGCGGTGGCGTGTACTTCGACTCCTCCAGCCTCCGGAAGCAGACCAGGATTCCCAAGGCGTTCGTATGGCCTCGGAGCGACCGGCAGGTCGCCATCGAGGAGCTCGACGCCCCGGTGGTGGACCTACATGGCTTCCTCCACGGCGACGAGGCGTCCACGCGGCGGGCGGCGGAGCTCGTCCGGCTCGCCTGCGAGCGCCACGGCTTCTTCCAGGTGACCAACCACGGCGTCGCCGAGCAGCGCGTCCGCGACGCCATGGACTGCACCGACGCCTTCTTCAAGCTCCAGCTCCCCGATAAGCTCCGCGCCCGGCGGAAACCGGGAAGCTTGTGGGGCTACTCCGGCGCCCACGCCGACCGATTCTCCTCCAAGCTCCCCTGGAAGGAAACGCTCTCCTTCGGACACCACGACTCCGACGAGAGCATTGTCGTCGACTACTTCGCCTCCACCATGGGTAAAAGCTTCGACCGCATGGG AAAAGTGTACCAGATGTACTGCGAATCGATGAAGAAGCTGTCGCTGGCGATCATGGAGCTGTTGGCCATCAGCCTCGGGATCGACCGGTCTCACTACCGCGAGTTGTTCGAGGAGGGGCGTTCCATAATGAGATGCAACTACTACCCGCCGTGCCAAGAGCCGGAGATGACGATGGGGACGGGGCCTCATTGCGATCCGACGGCGTTAACGATTCTGAACCAGGATGAACATGTTGGCGGCCTGGAGGTGTTCGCCTCCAACAAGTGGCAGGCCGTTCGGCCCCTACACAACGCCCTGGTCATCAACATCGGGGACACTTTCATG GCACTCTCGAACGGGAGGTACAAGAGCTGCTTGCACAGGGCCGTGGTGCACCGGCACAGGGAGCGCCGCTCTCTGGCGTACTTCGCGTGCCCGAGGGAGGACAAGGTGATACGTCCGCCGGCGGATCTCTCCGCCGGCGGGAGGTTGTACCCTGACTTCACGTGGGCGCAGTTCGTGGAGTTCACCCAGCACCATTACAGAGCCGACGTCAGGACGCTCCATACCTTCGCCAACTGGATTCAATCCTCCTCCGCTCCCACGGCAGCATGA
- the LOC121969512 gene encoding uncharacterized protein LOC121969512 → MKPSSGAVDSFFSYLIHGLDELDRSLASDAFMSIQFLQGAVALLRSLHLQFTCLVQKLRLPAGGKWLDEYMDESSRLWDVCHVIKLGVTGLESYCSTGADVFSSIDQWRHEQNPRLTRQVMRAISICRREAMGLEEENRVLAETRIEPASLRFDDRVPMESRYNGFNGFRGALYALRNASSLLLMILLWGSIFCSPDLTVMEGSTLCSAGFTASIARLQQRMVGETERINSRPGILMYEFRQARASAEELQEELERAGCELDFAGGGIMEKAEGLKAWFGMLQSGTENLLGQMDDFFDEIVEGRKKLLDLCCHR, encoded by the exons ATGAAGCCTTCCTCTGGGGCCGTCGACAGCTTCTTCTCCTATCTCATTCACGGCCTCGACGAGCTTGACCGGTCGCTGGCGTCGGACGCCTTCATGTCTATCCAGTTCCTGCAGGGGGCCGTCGCCCTCCTCCGCTCGCTCCACTTGCAGTTCACTTGCCTGGTTCAGAAGCTCCGCCTTCCTGCCGGCGGCAAGTGGCTCGACGAGTACATGGACGAAAGCTCCCGCCTTTGGGACGTGTGTCATGTCATCAAGCTTGGCGTCACCGGCCTGGAGAGTTACTGCTCCACCGGCGCCGATGTCTTCTCCTCGATCGACCAATGGCGGCACGAGCAGAATCCCCGCCTCACTCGCCAG GTGATGCGCGCAATCTCTATCTGCCGGAGGGAAGCCATGGGGttggaggaggagaatagagtgTTGGCTGAGACGCGGATCGAGCCGGCGTCGCTCCGGTTTGACGACCGCGTGCCGATGGAATCAAGGTACAACGGATTCAATGGCTTCCGGGGAGCACTCTACGCTCTGAGGAACGCCAGCTCGCTGCTGCTAATGATCCTGCTGTGGGGGTCGATCTTCTGCTCGCCGGATTTGACCGTCATGGAAGGCTCCACGCTTTGCAGCGCTGGCTTCACCGCCTCGATAGCGAGGCTGCAGCAGAGGATGGTCGGAGAGACGGAAAGAATCAACAGCCGGCCGGGGATCCTCATGTACGAGTTTCGGCAGGCGAGGGCGTCTGCTGAGGAGCTGCAGGAAGAACTGGAGAGAGCCGGTTGTGAGCTGGACTTCGCCGGAGGAGGCATAATGGAGAAAGCAGAGGGGTTGAAGGCTTGGTTTGGGATGCTTCAGTCCGGAACTGAGAATCTCTTGGGGCAAATGGATGATTTCTTCGATGAGATTGTGGAAGGAAGAAAGAAACTATTGGATCTGTGCTGCCATAGGTag